The Coregonus clupeaformis isolate EN_2021a chromosome 3, ASM2061545v1, whole genome shotgun sequence genome includes a region encoding these proteins:
- the LOC121538228 gene encoding adhesion G protein-coupled receptor E3-like, which yields MEQGKEGFAFVVLLSYKNLDTLKDSFSHQSQQLMSSAVTVSVSNSNTTNLPQPVNLTFNHLQSSDVDSTCVYWSDENGPGEWSGQGCTSVMSNSTHTVCSCNHLSTFALLKGIHQKKRSGQLSVVMWVGISVALAFVVLSLITILWCRNFSRKRRGGHRLEHDAQLHSK from the exons ATGGAGCAAGGAAAGGAAG GGTTTGCCTTTGTCGTTCTGCTCAGCTATAAGAATCTGGATACTCTGAAGGACAGTTTTTCTCATCAGAGCCAGCAGCTCATGTCCAGTGCTGTGACGGTGTCCGTTAGCAACTccaacacaacaaacctgcccCAACCGGTTAATCTCACCTTCAATCACCTGCAG TCCAGTGATGTTGACTCCACCTGTGTTTATTGGTCGGATGAGAATGGACCGGGGGAGTGGTCTGGGCAGGGTTGCACTTCAGTGATGTCAAACTCCACCCACACTGTGTGCTCCTGCAACCATCTCAGCACATTTGCTCTGCTGAAGGGAATCCATCAGAAAAAG AGAAGCGGGCAGCTGTCGGTGGTGATGTGGGTGGGCATTTCTGTGGCACTGGCCTTTGTGGTCCTGTCCCTGATCACGATCCTCTGGTGTCGCAATTTCAGCCGCAAACGCCGTGGAGGACACCGGCTGGAACATGATGCACAGCTCCATAGCAAATAA